Within Brassica napus cultivar Da-Ae unplaced genomic scaffold, Da-Ae ScsIHWf_2202;HRSCAF=2855, whole genome shotgun sequence, the genomic segment agccaaAGCGGTTAAGCAAAATCTTGCACAATCTGTTGCCTCTCCTTGCAGAATAAATGTTGATCGTTGATTATATGAACGGGTAAGATTAAAGCAGATAACATGAATTTGTAATCATGTCTGTATACGTGACATGCAAGAAATGAaactctcctttttttttttaatatgataacgatatttaaaaccttttttttcttctaattttaTGCAATTTAGTGTTTCTTTgtataattgtgttttttttctgtgtGAATTCCCTCAGATTTAATTTTGGGAATGATAAAGAAGAAGTGAAATcacatttattaattaataaatgtcATGTATTAATAGACGCTTTTGTCTACTTCTCTAAACTGTCATGAAAAATTTTACCCAGGTGTTTCTAGCTAGACTTATTATTGTTCAGTCgagtatgaaaattttgttatatttgacaaaatattacggcaatattttaccaaaataataataacgtttgcaccaaaagaaaaagaaagaaagaataatAACGTGTTAATATGTACAGTTTCttgagatctctctctctctctctaattggtgactctctttctctcttttgttcaGCTCTTGAGGTGGTGGCTCAGCCGTGGATACTTGCATTAGGGGAGGTTGACCCGGCTCTCCTTGCTCGTGCCCTTGGAGTTAAGGTGCCCCACCGAAGACAGAATCAACGTCTGCAGAACCGTTCAACTCTATGATATTTTTATAGAGTTTAATCGTGTGTTCTTGTATTGGTATCAAGCACGCATTCTCTTTCTCGTTGTTGTTCGTTAAAGATGGTCTACCGGTCTAGGAGTATTTGAAAGCTTAGTTTCTTCTTGATGCATGTAACAACTTAAACAAGGTTCGTAGCAAAGGTCTGACCGTAACAAGGAAATAATATGTGGGAAAAGGACAGTAGCATAAACATTCTGAAAAACTAGTAATGAacagtaatttaaattaaaatgcaCACAATTTTCATGTTTTATGCCTGCACTTTAACCTTTGTGTCTGATTATCTGGAAAAAGGAAGTCCGATTCACCACTGGACATTAATTTTCTTCAAGATATAGTTTATCAAATACGACCGTAGATATGTCTATATACTATAACGTGAAGATTTGTACTCTTTCATGCatgatattttctaaaaacatgttataatttttagagCTAATTTATATGACATGCATGACATCTTTTTTTTGGGGGCAACTTATAGATTTCATAAGCTTAAAAAGTTTAGTACAAAGCAGGGGAGGCAATATGATGAGCAGATTTCGCCAAGGAGTCCGCTCTACCATTGCAAGCCCTCAAAACataagagaaaaatatagaaatcgAAAAACATGGATAGGAAGTTTTGCATACTTATTGTTTTGCAAAATCTCAAAGTTCCACATAAGTCTTTATTGCCTGcaacttttaaaatgttttttttttctttttaaacaaaaatgtgtGAGTTTCATGCAAGAAACAAAAGATACGTAAGTAAGAAATAAGTAGAATTTATAACTTCATATGCATATACGTGATACGTTTGTTGTTGTATGTGATCTTTCaaaagtttttaataattattttatacgtaaatactatataaatttaacaaatatattatatatgttatagttttacatttttaaatcaGATGGCGCCTTATTACTAGTACCACAATTATATCTTAATTAGTAGACCatcaaatacaaataaaaactgACATAGAATAACCCGATCATAAAAACGTGATGCTGCTGCCTGTATAGCGCAGACGCTTTGTACTTGGAAACAACAAAGAGATTTTCTTCGGCATCACTCGCGAGCTAACTTACTGTTAACAAATCAttggatatatatatgtatatatatatgtgatctGATTCTGAATGATCACAATTTATGACGAGAATGGTGCGTGGAAGTTTTGTCTACTTCCGTAAACTTTGTCGTGAAAAATTACCCAGGTGTGTTTTAGACTTATTGTGGACTCTGCCAAACGTTGTTATATGGTTAGCTTTGGCAAAATAATGTGGCaatattttaccaaaataatAATGTGACAACATGTACAATTTCTTgagatcaaatatataatacCAAAAGCTATTTTTTGGTGCTGTGTAGATTGTTAGGAGAGAGAAAGATGCACGTGGGGGGTCTGCAACGAAACAAAACGACGAAAAGAGTACAAGGAATATGTTTTCAGATAAAGaataatgattaaaaaaatatcttattttttttaagaattattTTCTCATATTTGCAAAGAGGTTGCTAAACTCGTCAACTGCAAAATGAGAGTATGAGCTAGCATGTCGATCTTTCCACACCCCCCAAAAATACTGATCATGTATTAGCTTAGAAGTGGACCATTTTGGCTAGCTATCAGAAACCAGCAGCATTGGTTAGACGTTTAAAGTTGAAAACTATAGTTTCACTGCCCTCACGTCATATCATTTTCCATACTAAATTGTTTTGCAAAATCTAAAAGGATCCACATTAGTCTTTATTGtctgcatttaaaaaaaaaaaaaaaagtgtgcgTGTCATGCAAGAAACAAAAAGGTCCGTACCGAGCGcgtgcaaaaaaaaagatgtatcGAGCGCGTGCCAAAAAAGATGTATCGAGCAATAAAACGCGTGAGCATGAGAGAGACAAATGAAAGCGGTTAGTAAAACTTTTCCCtctgaaaagaaaaacagagcaATTCTCTCTTTCGATTGAATCCAAAAAAGATGAGCAACTTGAAGGATGCGTTTGCTGAAGAAGCTGCTGGTGACTCATCAGCAGTCATCATGCGTACGAGCGTGGAAGAAGGTACGTGCGTACAGATCTTATATATCCTCTTCCTTGGTGTAAATATCGTTAACTCGCGTCTTTTTTTGAAGCTCCACATCCGGTGGAGGCGGAGGAAGCTGTCGCCGTCGTGATGGCTCCAAATCGTGTGGAGGCGGAGGAAGCTGTCGCCGgtaagatctctctctctctctctctctctctctcgtggTGACTTggtgattctctctctctcttttgttcagGTCTCCGTGCTCTCCTTACTCCTCCAATTCCGGTGGAGGCGGAGGAAGATGTCGCCGTGGCTCCAGTCGCCGTGGCTCCAGTCGCCGTGGCTCCAGTCGCGGTGGCTCCCGTCGCGGTGGCTCCCGTCGCCGTGGCTCCGGTCGCCGGTaagaaatctctctctctctctctctctctctctctctctctctaattggtgactctctctctctctcttttgttcagCTCTTGAGGTTGTGGATCGGATCCACTTCAGCCGTTGATACTAGCATTTGGGGAGATTGATCCGGCTCTCCTTGCTCTCTTTGCTCCTCCAAAT encodes:
- the LOC125600337 gene encoding proline-rich protein 27-like isoform X1, which codes for MSNLKDAFAEEAAGDSSAVIMRTSVEEAPHPVEAEEAVAVVMAPNRVEAEEAVAGLRALLTPPIPVEAEEDVAVAPVAVAPVAVAPVAVAPVAVAPVAVAPVAGKKSLSLSLSLSLSL
- the LOC125600337 gene encoding proline-rich protein 27-like isoform X2; translation: MSNLKDAFAEEAAGDSSAVIMRTSVEEAPHPVEAEEAVAVVMAPNRVEAEEAVAGLRALLTPPIPVEAEEDVAVAPVAVAPVAVAPVAVAPVAVAPVAVAPVAALEVVDRIHFSR